Proteins encoded in a region of the Vicia villosa cultivar HV-30 ecotype Madison, WI linkage group LG5, Vvil1.0, whole genome shotgun sequence genome:
- the LOC131602818 gene encoding cellulose synthase A catalytic subunit 2 [UDP-forming] — MHTGGRLIAGSHNRNEFVLINAEENGRIKSVRELSGQICQICGDEIEVTVDGEPFVACNECAFPVCRPCYEYERKEGNKACPQCKTRYKRLKGSPRVEGDEEEDGIDDIDNEFDYELDEFGQQANSDSLFSGRLNTGRGSHNNISGANSEHGSPPLNPEIPLLTYGEEDPEISSDRHALIVPPYMNHGNRVHPMPFTDPSTPLQPRPMVPKKDIAVYGYGSVAWKDRMEEWKKRQSDKLQVVKHEGDGKDGSFSDDLDDPDMPMMDEGRQPLSRKLPIPSSKINPYRIIIVLRLVILGLFFHYRILHPVNDAYGLWLTSVICEIWFAVSWIMDQFPKWYPITRETYLDRLSLRYEKEGKPSELSSVDVFVSTVDPMKEPPLITANTVLSILAVDYPVDKVACYVSDDGAAMLTFEALSETSEFARKWVPFVKKYNIEPRAPEWYFGQKMDYLKNKVHPAFVRERRAMKRDYEEFKVRINSLVATAQKVPEDGWTMQDGTPWPGNDVRDHPGMIQVFLGHDGVRDVEGNELPRLVYVSREKRPGFDHHKKAGAMNSLVRAAAIITNAPYILNVDCDHYINNSKALREAMCFMMDPQLGKKICYVQFPQRFDGIDRHDRYSNRNVVFFDINMKGLDGLQGPIYVGTGCVFRRYALYGYDAPAKKKAPSKTCNCLPKWCCWCCGSRKKKNLNNKKDKKKKVKHSEASKQIHALENIEAGNEGAIIEKPSNLTQLKLEKRFGQSPVFVASTLLDNGGVPRGVSPASLLKEAIQVISCGYEDKTDWGKEVGWIYGSVTEDILTGFKMHCHGWRSVYCIPKRPAFKGSAPINLSDRLHQVLRWALGSVEIFFSKHCPIWYGYGGGLKLLERFSYINSVVYPWTSLPLIVYCTLPAICLLTGKFIVPEISNYASIVFMALFISIAATGILEMQWGGVGIDDWWRNEQFWVIGGASSHLFALFQGLLKVLAGVDTNFTVTSKAADDGEFSELYIFKWTSLLIPPMTLLIMNIVGVIVGVSDAINNGYDSWGPLFGRLFFALWVIIHLYPFLKGLLGKQDRMPTIVLVWSILLASILTLLWVRVNPFVSRDGPVLEICGLNCDDT, encoded by the exons ATGCATACCGGTGGTAGACTCATTGCTGGTTCTCACAACAGGAACGAGTTTGTGCTTATCAATGCCGAAGAAAATGGAAGG ATTAAGTCAGTTCGCGAACTGAGTGGGCAGATATGTCAGATTTGTGGAGATGAGATTGAGGTTACTGTCGATGGGGAGCCCTTTGTTGCTTGCAATGAGTGTGCTTTCCCTGTTTGCAGGCCTTGCTACGagtatgagagaaaagaagggaATAAGGCCTGCCCTCAGTGCAAGACCAGATACAAACGCCTCAAAG GTAGTCCAAGGGTTGAAGGTGATGAAGAAGAGGATGGTATTGACGACATAGACAATGAGTTTGATTATGAACTTGATGAATTTGGCCAGCAAGCAAATTCAGATTCATTGTTTTCCGGGCGCCTTAACACCGGGCGTGGTTCTCATAACAATATATCTGGCGCAAATTCAGAACATGGATCGCCTCCTCTCAATCCTGAAATCCCCCTCCTGACTTATGGGGAAGAG GATCCTGAGATATCTTCTGATAGACATGCTCTAATTGTTCCACCATATATGAATCATGGAAATCGAGTCCATCCCATGCCTTTTACGGATCCATCTACTCCAC TGCAACCAAGACCGATGGTTCCCAAGAAAGATATTGCTGTATATGGATATGGAAGTGTGGCTTGGAAAGATCGAATGGAGGAATGGAAGAAGAGGCAAAGTGACAAACTCCAGGTGGTGAAGCATGAGGGGGATGGCAAGGATGGAAGTTTTAGCGATGATCTTGATGACCCTGATATGCCCAT GATGGATGAAGGCAGGCAGCCACTTTCTAGGAAACTACCAATTCCTTCTAGCAAGATAAATCCATACAGGATCATTATTGTGCTCCGTCTTGTTATCCTCGGGCTTTTTTTCCATTATAGAATTCTCCACCCAGTTAATGATGCATATGGCTTGTGGCTGACTTCAGTCATCTGTGAGATATGGTTTGCTGTATCTTGGATAATGGATCAGTTTCCAAAATGGTACCCGATAACGCGAGAAACATACCTTGACCGTCTATCACTGAG GTATGAAAAAGAAGGGAAACCATCTGAATTATCCAGTGTAGACGTCTTTGTCAGTACTGTGGATCCTATGAAAGAACCTCCACTGATTACAGCGAACACTGTTCTATCTATCCTTGCTGTTGATTATCCGGTTGATAAAGTTGCATGCTATGTCTCAGATGATGGTGCTGCTATGCTCACTTTTGAAGCACTTTCTGAGACATCTGAATTTGCCAGGAAATGGGTTCCTTTTGTCAAGAAGTATAATATTGAGCCCCGTGCCCCAGAATGGTATTTTGGTCAGAAAATGGACTACCTCAAAAATAAAGTGCATCCGGCATTTGTTAGGGAAAGGAGAGCAATGAAG AGAGATTATGAAGAATTTAAGGTGAGGATTAACAGTCTTGTGGCAACGGCACAGAAGGTTCCTGAGGATGGATGGACCATGCAAGATGGGACTCCTTGGCCTGGAAATGATGTGAGGGATCACCCTGGCATGATTCAG GTCTTCCTTGGTCATGATGGTGTCCGCGATGTTGAGGGAAATGAGTTACCTCGCTTAGTTTATGTTTCTCGTGAAAAAAGGCCAGGGTTTGATCACCACAAAAAGGCTGGTGCAATGAATTCTCTG GTTCGGGCGGCGGCAATCATCACAAATGCACCATATATTCTGAATGTTGATTGTGATCACTACATTAACAATAGTAAGGCGCTTAGAGAAGCCATGTGCTTTATGATGGACCCTCAACTTGGGAAGAAGATCTGCTATGTACAATTTCCTCAAAGATTTGATGGAATTGATAGACATGATAGATACTCAAACAGAAATGTTGTATTTTTCGAT ATCAATATGAAAGGATTGGATGGACTACAAGGTCCGATTTACGTCGGAACTGGATGTGTTTTCAGAAGGTATGCACTCTATGGATACGATGCCCCTGCCAAGAAGAAGGCGCCAAGCAAAACCTGTAACTGTTTGCCGAAATGGTGCTGCTGGTGCTGTGGCTCTAGAAAGAAGAAGAATCTCAATAATAAGAAAGATAAAAAGAAGAAGGTCAAGCATAGCGAAGCATCAAAGCAGATACACGCACTTGAAAATATAGAGGCAGGGAATGAAG GAGCCATCATTGAGAAACCATCCAATTTGACTCAATTGAAATTGGAGAAGAGGTTTGGACAATCTCCAGTGTTTGTAGCCTCTACACTTTTAGATAATGGTGGAGTTCCACGTGGAGTGAGTCCTGCATCACTTTTAAAAGAAGCCATTCAAGTTATCAGTTGTGGTTATGAAGACAAAACCGACTGGGGAAAAGAG GTTGGATGGATCTATGGTTCTGTGACAGAAGATATCTTGACTGGTTTCAAAATGCATTGCCACGGTTGGCGGTCTGTGTATTGCATCCCTAAGCGTCCTGCATTCAAGGGGTCAGCACCTATCAATCTTTCAGATCGTCTACATCAAGTTCTTCGTTGGGCTCTTGGATCTGTTGAGATCTTTTTCAGCAAACATTGTCCCATCTGGTATGGGTATGGTGGCGGGTTGAAGTTGTTGGAACGATTTTCCTACATAAATTCAGTCGTATATCCCTGGACTTCCCTCCCATTGATCGTCTATTGTACTTTACCAGCCATATGTCTTCTGACCGGAAAATTTATTGTGCCTGAG ATAAGCAACTATGCAAGTATTGTGTTCATGGCCCTCTTCATATCCATTGCAGCAACCGGTATCCTCGAGATGCAATGGGGTGGTGTTGGAATAGATGATTGGTGGAGGAATGAACAGTTTTGGGTGATTGGAGGTGCTTCATCACATCTCTTCGCTCTTTTCCAAGGTTTACTCAAGGTTTTAGCTGGTGTCGACACAAACTTCACCGTTACATCAAAAGCAGCCGACGACGGAGAATTCTCCGAGCTCTACATCTTCAAGTGGACCTCGCTGTTAATCCCTCCGATGACACTATTGATCATGAATATTGTTGGTGTGATTGTGGGTGTCTCGGATGCTATCAATAATGGTTATGACTCATGGGGACCTCTGTTTGGTAGATTATTCTTTGCCCTTTGGGTCATCATACATCTTTATCCATTCCTCAAGGGTTTGCTTGGGAAACAAGACAGAATGCCAACCATTGTGTTGGTGTGGTCCATCTTGTTAGCTTCCATCTTGACCCTCTTGTGGGTTAGAGTTAACCCTTTTGTATCAAGAGATGGTCCTGTCTTAGAAATTTGTGGATTGAACTGTGACGATACATGA